GGAATCCCCGTGCCGGAAGGCGGTGCCAATCCCCCCGAGAAGAAACCCGAGAAGGCGACTCCCCTGGTCCTTGGAGATGCGGGGAAGCTGTGGGCGAAGGTCCACCGCCGCAACTTTAACCCGTTGGCGAAGGAGGCGACCGAGAAGCCGACCGCAGAAGAGTTGGCCCGCGTCGGCGACTTCGTCGCCAACGAGCCGCTGGCGGGTGCGCCGACCGACTTCTTCTTTGCCCTGGCCGACCACGACCACGTGAACGTGGTCGCCGTCCTTCCCGACGACATCATCCAGCGGGGCTCGTTCATGTTGCCGGGCGACCGATTGACCTTGGAGTACGTCGGCCGTCGGATCTTTGGCGATCCCAAGGCATCGTTTCAGGACAGCCCTATGGTGATGGCCAAGTCAGACTCCTGGCTGACCGCCACCCCCGCGGACCAGGGGCGGACCCGCCGCGACCGCGTGGACCGTGTCGCCGTCTCTGCCGCGGTCAAGAAGATCCGGGCCTCCGCATGGACAAACCTCGACACCATGGCCGAGTTCGTCGCGAGCGTGCCCGAGGAGGCTGCCGGCACCGTCACCGATTGGACCTGGCCGCTCGTCGACATGAAGAGCTTCGGCAGCGTCTTTGGCGGAGCGGGGATGGAAAACGACTGGATGCGCCTTTGGGGTCTGCTGGACCCGGGGACACGGCTGTCGCTGCGCCGGGGCGGCTCGGTGTCGTTCGCCGCCGTGCCCGAGGCGGCGCGCAAAGAGATCGCCAAGCGTGTCTTTGGCCCGCGGGCCTTCCTGGCGCCGTTCCCCAAGCCCAAGGGCTCCAGCGACCTCCAGATCATGAACTCCATGATGTTGGGGATGGCGATGGGAATGGAAAACGGCGGCAGCCTGGCCGACGAGCCGACCGAAGCCCTGCCCAATGGTCTGGACATGAGGGGCAGCCTCGCCTCACAGTCGTACCAGGAGGACTATCTGATGCTTTCTGGCGCGGAACTGGGGTTCATGGAGACGGCGGCCCTCGGGCTTGAGGAATACGCCTTCTTCGACCTCCTGACCCACATGCCGGGCGTGCCCCAGGAAGCGGAGTCCCTGGCGTCGGCCAAGTTGAGGTCGGGCAGGCGGACGACGATGAGGCTCCGTGCCGAGGTCGTCCCCAACCGGGGGTTCCAGGGCATGCTCATGGACCCCGAAAAGCCCTCGGACACTGAATTCACCGCGGCGAACATGCCGCCCGACTTGAAGGCGACGATGGAGAGCAAGAAGGACATGATCAGGAAGAGCCCGATGATGAAGCTCCTGAGCCTGGGGTTCAGCAGGATGGGACAGCAAGGCGAGGCGCCGCCGCCCTAGCCCATGTGTGCCCGATACCTCTACATCAACGGACGCCTGATCCGAGACGACTTCGGGGTCGTGGAACTCCCCGAGTTTGCTCCGACCTACAACGCCGCGCCGACCCAGTGGATGCCGGTCGTCCTCGCCGACGGGGACAGACGGGTCGCCCGGCTCCACCGCTGGGGGCTGGTGCCCCCATGGGCCAAGGACTTGTCGTTTGCCACGAGCGCGATCAACGCTCGAGGGGAGACCTTGGCGGAAAAGCCCGCCTTCCGCGGCGCTTTCGCCCACCGACGGTGCATCGTGCCGGCGGACGGCTTCTATGAGTGGCATACCGAAGGCAGGGCCAAGACGCCCTACCTGGTCCGCCGGAAGGACGGGCGGCGGCTCGCCATGGCCGGCCTTTACGAGGTGTGGACAGGCCCCGACGGCGAGGTGCCCACGTTCACGATCGTCACCACAGAGGCCAACGGACAGATGACGTTTTTCCACGACCGCATGCCGGTGATCCTTGAAGAGGAAGACTGGGAGGCATGGCTCGCCTCCGGCCATGTTCCCGGCCCGGCCGTACAGGGCCTGGTCAAGCCGTTCGCGGGCGAGCTTGACCTGACTCCCGTGAACAAGGGAGTCGGCAACCCCCGGCTGGACGGGCCGGAACTGCTCGTCCCCGACCCGCCGTCCCAGACGACCCTGTTTTGAACGGACGTCAGTAGCGGATCAGAGAAGTGACGGGGTAGCCGAGGAGGTTCTTGTGGCCTTCGAGGAACGACAACTCCACCAAGAACCCCATGCCGCAGACGTTGCCGCCGAGGCGTTCGACCAACCGCGCGCAGGCCGCTGCCGTGCCTCCGGTGGCGAGCAGGTCGTCGACCACATACACCCTTTGGCCGGGGTTCACCGCGTCCATGTGCATCTCGACAATGTTGGTGCCGTACTCCAGCGCGTACTCCTCGCTGATCCGCTCATAAGGCAACTTGCCGAACTTCCGCGCCATCGAGAACGGCAGACCCAGCTCCAGGGCGATCGGCGTCCCAAAGATGAACCCGCGCGACTCGATGCCGACGATGCATTCGGCCCCGTGGGCCTTGGCGTCAGCGGCCAGCAGACTCACCGCCTCCTGGAACGCCGCGGGGCTCTGAAGGACCGGTGTCACGTCCTTGAACAGGATCCCGGGCTTGGGGAAGTCAGGGACGTCACGGATCAGCGACTCGGCAAGGATGCTGGGCACGGGGGGACGATACCCGCGTCAGGGTTCGACGTCGACCCCTGGGTCCCAACCTTGCTCGCTGGCCCGCATCAGGACTTTGACGTGCATCGGCCGGTCGACGCGGCTCTGGCAGCTCAGCCGGAACTCACCAAGGACGCCGTCCTCCTCCAGGCAGTCGTGCTCCTTCTCGCGCATCGGCGGCTCTTCGCTCAAAAACTGGACGCGGCAAGTCGTGCACCGGGCGTTGCCCCCGCACCGGTGGCTGATGTCCACCCCGCTCTGTTCGATTGCCAAAACGAGCTTCGTGCCCTCTTCAATATCAAATGTCCCAAAGCCTTCAACCGTGACGGGGTGGGTCGCCATACAACCTGGGAGCGTACCAGGCCGGTGGTCTAGAATCCTGGCGTGGTCAACCAAGAACGGCTCCTCGCCCTGTTCCGTGAGCTCGTGCTGCTCGACGCCCCGTCGCTCCACGAACGGGCCAGCGTCGACCGGGTCAAAGAGATCCTCGCCGAGATGGGATTGGACCCCGTGGAAGACGACGCGGGAGCGGCCATCGGCGGAGACGCGGGCAATGTGGTCGCGGTGCTGAAGGGGAACAAGCCGGGGGCGCCACGGGTGTTCCTCAGCGCCCACTTCGACACCGTCGAGCCGACGAAAGGTCTGGTGCTGGTCGAGAAGGACGGGGTGATCAGCAGTGACGGCACGACGATCCTTGGCGCCGACGACAAAGGCGGTATGGCCCCGGCCATCGAGGCGGTGCGAATGCTCCAAGAGTCTGGAGTCGAGCACGGTGACGTCGTCCTGCTCTTTAGCGTGGCAGAAGAGGTCGGGCTCCGTGGGGCGGCCCACCTGAAAATCCAAGACCTCGGCCTCGACTTCGGCTATGTCCTTGACACCGGCCCGCCGGTCGGCACGTTCGTCACCCGCACGGCCACCCATGACAAGCTGGACGTCACGATCTTGGGCAAGCCTGCCCACAGCGGCAAGGACCCCGAAAAAGGAATCAACGCCATCCAGGTCCTCGCCGACGCGGTCGCGCCGATGCGCTTGGGCCGTATCGGGCCCGAGACCACGGCGAACTTCGGCATTGTCGAGGGCGGCACGGCGGTCAACGTGGTCTGCCCCTCCGTCCGGCTGCGCGGCGAGGCCCGCAGCACCGACGTCGCCGAACTGGACCGACAAATCGACCACATGCTCCAATGCCTGGAGGCCGCGGCGCGGAAATGGGGGGCCGAACTCAAGGTGGTCCACGACCGGCACTACGACGCCTACCTCGTCCCCGAGGACAGCACGGTCGTCCAGGTGGCCCAAAGGGCAAGCCGCAATTTGGGCTTCGACCCGGCCTTACGCACCACCCTGGGCGGCAGTGACGCCAACGCCTACAACGCCAAAGGGGTGCCATGCATCGTCTTGGGCACCGGCATGGACAAGATCCACACCCATGAAGAGTACATTCGAGTCCAGGACCTTGTCGACACGGCGCGTCTTGCCTACGAGTTGGTCGTCGAAGCGGCGAAAGGCTAGGTCGGACGCGTAGACGCCGGGAGGCAAGCCGTGCTATCTTTGGTCACGTCGCTCTTGCTTGCGCGGGGTCGACAGAGGATCACGGATGAAAGCGATCGCAAAAGTCTTCGTCGGCCTGGCCCTGGGTGCCGGCCTCTCGGCCGCCGCTATGGCCCAATACAACAAACCGGTTGGTCTTTCCGTCCATGCCGGGTTGTTCTTCACCAGTTCGGACACGGCCAACAGCGTCGAGGGCCGGACGTGGTTCATCATCGGCGGCGACTACAAGTTGGGTGACATGACCTACGGCGGCAGCCAAGCCACCTACGGCATTGGCTTCGACTACATCGGCAAGGGCAGCTTCTCGAGCGTGCCTCTGTTCCTGACCTACACGGTGCACTTCCCCGAGGTGTACGTCGGCGCCGGTGTCGGCCCTGCGTTCAACCACTACAATGACGGCGTCACCGCTGGTTCGAACACCGACTTTGGCTTTGGGTTGAAGATCGGCCGTGACCTCAACTATGGCAAGACGCCGGCCTTCATCGAGGCCAAGTACTTCGGCGGCAGCCGACGCGAGCTCTCCGGCTTCGCGATCGTCGCCGGCGTCCGGTTCTGACATTCGTTTCGCGTGCCGCCGGGGCCGGACCGGCCCGGCGGCACGGCGAGGTCCCACTGTCAACTGAACAATTCCAGACGGCGTTCGTCCGGTCTCATACGGATGAGTCGTTCCCTTGGAGTGGCAAGTTTGGCGCCTGGTAAGAAAATCGACGCAGCGAGCGAACAGGCCCTTTTAGAGCAGGTGCGCGGGCAAGACCTGGACGCCTTCTCGAAAATCGTCGATGCCTACCAAGCCCGCATTTATGGGTTCGTCAAGCGCATGGTGCGCTCCGACGAGGAGGCCCTCGACATCTCCCAGGAGGTCTTCATCCGTGCGTTTCAGGCCGTCGACCGGTTTGACGGGCGCTCCGGGCTCCGCACCTGGCTGTTCCGCATCGCCCACAACCTCTGTGTCGACCGCGCCCGCCGCAACGAGCGGGCCCCGTCGTTCGTCAGCCTAGAACCGACCGAAAGCGACGACGGGCCGCGTGAAGTCGCCGACGAGCGGTGGAACCCCGAACACGCGGTCTTGCAAGACGAACTTCGGGACGTGGTGGACGCTGCGCTCGCCACGATGAGCGAGAAGTTGCGGACCGTCCTCCTCTTGCACGACAAGGAAGACATGGGATATGAAGAGATATCGAAGACGGTGGACGTGCCGGTCGGCACGGTCAAGAGTCGACTCTTCTTGGCAAGGGCTCACTTGCAAGAGCATGTGGGCCAATATTTAGCGAAGAGATAACGTGATGCTGGACAAGGAAATTTTGCGCAAACTCAGGGAAGAGCAGCCTTTGACTGCCGCCGAGACGTTGCGCCTGGACGAGTCGCTGGAGGCCGGCGCGTCCCGGGCCCATCAACTCTTGGACGGTCTGGACGACGCCGCGCCGAGCTACGCATGGCGCAGCAGCCTGAACCAGCGGCTTGTCTCGACCAAGCGGCATCACGCCCCGCGTCTGAAGCTTTTCATCGGTTGGGCCGGTGGCCTGACCGCCGTCGCCGCCTCTGCCTTGGCGATGGTCATGACCCAAAACTCCGCCAAGCCGACGCCAGCCCCCGACCACGGCCCCTTGGCCAAGAGCGTGACGCCCAGTTCATTCGAAGAGACCCTGGTGTCATCGCACCTGCAAGGCGCGAACCAGTCTAGCGTCAGCACGGTGCCCGTCCAGTCTGCATACGACCAGGTGTTCGATTGGTCCAAGCTCGACAAGTCCTGACTTTCGGTTGGGTCTTGATCGCCTCGGCGGCCCTGGCCCAAGGCGGCCCGCCCGGCCCTCCCGAGGGGGCGACCCCCGCGATGCGCAAGGCGTTTTCCGCCGGCCCCCGTCTGCGCCTGGCCGGAAAGCGCACGGTGGTCTTCGGGCGAAGCAAAGAAAGGCTGACCGAGCGCATCCTGCAGTCCGGAAGCCGGCTGAGGATCGAGTCTTCAAACGGCACGGTCACCCTGATCACTGGGTCGGAGAGGTCGGTGTATGACCCGACCAAGAACGAGATTTACAAGACGCACGACCCCTACGGACTGATGAACTACGGGTTCTTGCCCATGTCCGGCGGCCCGATGGCGGGGGCCAGGTTCAAAGAGTCCGACGGAGGCGAGGTGGCGGGCCGCCCGACCAGGCTCGTCGTCGTCAGCGGCCGGCACGGCGAAGTCTTCTTCAAGAGCCATATCGACACCTGGAAGGGCGCCATTCTCAAGTCCGAGGTCTTCGGGCCCGGCGGCCGCCTCATCATGTCGTTCGAGTACAGCCAGGTCAAGTACGACGTGGACATTCCCGAGCGTGCGTTTCAGCTCAAGTTCCCCGGGGCGAAGACGGTCACTGTCCGTGACGAGATCGTCAAACTGGCGGCAAAGATGGGCATCAAGCCCTATGTCCTGGACCGGGACTGTGGCCTTCGGTTGGAGAACGCAAGGCTGTTCGAAGCCGACGGGCGTCAGGTCATGCGGCAGACCTACGCAGGGCGGCGCCTGAAGGTCTCCTTGTTCCTGTGCAAGGGTTCGGTGAACCCGGAGAAGCTGACCCGCTACGGCGGCGACCGCCTGCGTTCAAGGGTTTGGCATATCGGTGAACTGACCCTTGTCCTTGTTGGTGACGCCAAGGACTCGGAGTTAGCCAGGCTCCAGGGCCAGGTCACGGAGCAACGTGAGTAGTCACCTGCTCGTCATAATCCAGTGAAGTGGCGGTGTCCTCGATAGACCGTGCGGCGACTCCGAAGCCGGGGAAGCGCTGGGTGCGAGGGCTCAAGATCGCCGGCGTCGTCGTCGTGATCCTTGGGTCGGTGCTCTTCGTCGTCGGTTCGGCCTTGTGGCAGAACCGGTTGGAGAAAGCGGCGTTGATGGTCCCGCACCTCTCGGACTACATCCACGAGATCGACACCAAACCCAGTGTCTTGCTCAGCGAAGACGGCCAAGTCCTCTTTCAGGAGTCGCCCCAGAACCGGGAGTACGTCACGAGGGACAAGATCCCCAACTCCGTCATCTACGCGATCTTGGCCGCCGAGGACAAACGCTTCTACCAGCACACCGGCGTCGACGTCTACGCGATCGGGCGGATCCTCGGCAACGCCGCCAAGGGAGCGAAGACCCCCGGTGGCGCCTCGACCCTGACGATGCAGATCGCCAAGAAGGTCTTCACCGGTGACGAGTACTCCCTGGACCGCAAGATCAACAACATGGCCCTCGCCACGATGATCGAGCGGATGCGGACGAAGGACCAGATCCTCGAGCTGTATCTCAATGAGATGTTCTTTGGGCACGGTGCCTACGGCATCGCGGCCGCGGCCCGGGTCTACTTCAACAAGTCGCTGGACGAACTGACCGTCGCCGAGGCGGCGACGCTGGCCCGTTGCGTCCGGGCGCCGAGCCGCGAGAACCCGATCGACGACCCTGAGGCCGCCCTTGAAAACCGGAACGTGGTCCTCAAGATCATGGAGGAAGAGGGCTTCATCTCTTCGGACGTCTATGAGAAGGCTAGGGAAGAGAAGCTCAACGTATACAAGCGTGAGAAGGGGGAGTCCCGCTCCCGCAAGCGGATGCCCTACTTTGTCGACTATGTGCTCCTTCAAGAGCTGAAAGAGGTCGCTCCCGAAGTCGATTTCGCGTCGGGCGGATACCGGATCGAGACGACCGTCAACACCGGGCTTCAAGCCAAAGTCCAGGAAGTCTTCAACAAAACCTTGCGCTCTTACCGTGGCGCAAAGGTCAACATGGGGGCGTTCCTGTGCATCGACACGGACGGCAAGATCCTCGCCATGATCAGCGGCCAGGATTACAAGAAGGACCAGTACAATTTGGTCACCCGGGCCAAGCTTCAGCCCGGTTCCGCGTTCAAGCCGTTCGTCTATTCCACCGCGTTCGAGAACGGGGTGTTGAGCCCCTACGGCGACGTCAACAACAACACGTTCATGATCCGGGACGGGCGCCATTCCCGTCCGATCAAGTCGGGCGGCCCCAAGGGGATGGTCAGCGTCCGTAGCGCCTTCTCCCAGTCGTACAACAGCGCGGCGATGTGGGCCCAGGAAGCTGCGGGGCTCAGCAACGTCATGCAAAAGTCCCGTGAAGCCTTCGGTTTCAAGTACCTGAAGGACGGGGTCAAGACGACGGCGATCGGCGCCAACACGGTGACGATCATGGAAATGGCGTCGGCGTACAGCGTCTTCCAGCAGGACGGCTATCGGGTCCGCCCCTTCGCGATCAAGCGGATCATCGGGCCCGACGGCACCGTGATCCATGAGTTCTCGGGCACCAAGATCGGGCGTGTCGTCAGCGCCGACACGGCTGCGGGCATCGATTACCTGATGCGGGCCGTCGTGACAAGCGGGAGCGGCCGCGACGCCAGCGGCGTCCCCAACGCCCACGGCAAGACGGGGACGACAAGCGACTACAAGGACGCGTGGTTCTGCGGCTACACCAACCGCTTTGTGGGCATCGTGTGGCTCGCCAGCCAGGTCACCCGGGCCGACGGCAGCAAGAAGCGGCTCGCTATGGACGGGGTGTATGGCGGCCAGTACAGTTGCCCGCTCTGGGCCAAGCTGATGACCGTCGTCCAAGACGAACTTGGCGAGTCCGGCCCGCGGCACCCACGCCGCTCGCAGCCCGAGCCGTCCGAAGAGCCGCCCCAGGAAGACGTGCCCGAGGCGCCGGCCGGCGACACCCCCGAGATGGACACTCCCGAAGCCGGTGCGCCCGTCGAGGAGACTGAGGAACCCAAGGGCAAGACAACCGAGCCTCCGACGCCGACCGACGACGGCGGCACTGTCCCTGAGGCGACCCGCCCGGCCGGTCCCCGGGCCGAGCCCCCCGACACCAAGTCACGCGGCGTCGTGTACGTCGAGGTTTGCGCCGACACCGGGCTCAGGGCCACGCTGTACTGTCCAGAAAGGGTCAAGCGTGCCTTTGTGAAGGGGACCGAGCCCAAATCGAGGTGCACGGTCCATGGCGGTTGAGCAGCGTCAGAAGCTGGTCCTCGTCGTCGTCGCGGCGTTCTTCGCCCTGTTTGTCGTCCAGTTGGGCAGGATCCAGTTGTTAGGCGACACGAGGCCCCTGACCCTGGCCCACGAGAAGTCGCCCTCCGGACACCGCTCCGCCATCCAGCGACAGGAGGGTCATGTCGCGCCGACCAAGGAGCCGCCGCTTCCACAGCGGGCACGACGCTTCATCGGCAAAGTTTGGAAGAAGCTGGGGGCGGCCTGACGTGTCGGTGATCCACGCGCCCGAGCAGACCCCCCTCGACGCCCGGCTGCTCGCCGTGCCCGCCGTCTTGGTCGTCGCCTTTGCCGGTTTCATCGTCAAGCTGTGGAACCTCCAAGTGGTCCAGTCAGCGGACGTGATCGACCGGGCGGGGAAGACCGCCGTGATGTCGGACACGAGCCTGGCCCCGCGGGGCCGGATCGTGGATCGGGCCGACCGGCCTGTGGCCGACGTGAGGCAGGAACTGGTCGTCGTCGCCAAGCTGAGTGTTATCAGCAAGTTGCTCAAGGATGACCCGGCGGCTATCGACGAGGCGGCCTCGTTGCTCGGGCTCACCAAAGAGGCCATCCTCAAGAAGCTGGAACGCGACCAGACCCGCCGTGACCTGTGGACTCCGGTGAGCGTGGGGGTCTCGACCGAGGTCGCGAGCAAATTCGTCGAGAACCCCGACCGCTTCCCCGGCTTTGACATCCGGTCGACGCCCATGCGGAGCTATTGGGACACGACGAGCCTGGCCCACATCCTGGGCTACGTCTGGACGCCGAACGACAAGGTGGACGAGTCCCTCCGCGCCCAGGGGGTGACCCCGGCCGAATACGTCGGACGGGCCGGACTGGAGCAACAGTACGAACTGGCCCTTATGGGTAAGCCGGGGAGCGAAAAGTTCGGTATAGACGCGAAGAGACGCCCGATCCGCTACCTAGGCAGTGACGAGCCGGTGCCGGGAAAGAAGCTGGTGCTGAGCATCGACCTGGAACTCCAGCGCCTGGCCAACCGGTTGCTGGACGGGCACCGTGGTGCGGTCGTCGCCCTTGACCCCCAGACTGGGGGGGTGCTGGCCCTGGCGAGCTCGCCGAACTACGACGCAAAGGTGTGGCAGGGCGGCATCAGCCACGACGACTACCAGCGTCTGCTCGACGACCCTGGCAAGCCCCTCTATGACCGCGGGTTCCAGGCGAGCTATGCACCGGGGTCGACGTTCAAGGTCGTCACCTCCATTGCCGCGCTCCGGGCCGGGGTGCTGGACCCCAGCCACGCCATCGTGTGCCCCGGTTACCTCGCGGTCGGTCGTCGCCGTATGAAGTGCGAGAACCACGGCCCTGGCGCGGTGCTCGACTACCGGCTCGCCCTGACCAAGTCGTGCAACACCTACTTTGGCGATTTGGCCCGCAAGGCCGGCATCGAGCAGATGCGGAAGGCGTGCGCAGATTTGGGCCTGGGCGAGCGGACCGGCCTGGACGTGCCTGGTGAAGGCAGCGGCTTTGTCTCCTCGCCGGAGTGGCTGGAACGCATGGTCGCCAAGGGGGCCAAACACGGTTGGTACGAAGGTGACACGGTGAACATGGGCATCGGCCAGGGTGAACTGGCCGTGACCCCGCTCCAAATGGCGGAGGTCGCCAGCCTGGTCGCCAACCGCGGCGTTTCTTACCGCCCGCATGTTGTCAAGGCGATCGTCGACCCCCAGACCAAGGAGAGCACCGACGTGGCCAAACAAGTCTTGGGCAAGGTCGACGCCCCGGGATGGTTCTGGTCTGCTCTGACGGGGGCGATGAACAACGTCATCGAGGGGGGCACGGCCCGGTCAGCCCAGATACCCGGCCTCTCCTGGGCGGGCAAGACCGGATCGGCCGAGAACGACCCTCGCAAGGCCACCCACGCCTGGTTCATCGGGTTTGCTCCCCTTGACAACCCCAAGATCGCGGTCTGTGTCCTGATTGAAAACGGTGGGCATGGCGGTGACGTCTCGGCCCCCATCGCCCGCCAGGTCGTCGCCCGCTACCTGGGTTTGGACAAGGACGCGAGCGCCTCGACAAAGCCCTGACCGTCTTGGTCCGCTTGAGCGGCCTTCTCTGTTTGGCCGGCGTCCTTGAGCGCCTGGGCGTACTGCGCGTTGGCCGCTTGGCCGCTCTGGACGATTTCGACGGCCCGGTCGATGTCGATGCCGCCCAGGTTTCCGGTGGCAATGACACCCGGCACCGTGGTCGCGACAAAGCGCTTGTACCCCTCGGTCGCCTCACCCAAGAGCCGGGCCTTCTCCGCTTTGTCTTGGGTGTGTCCCGCCAGGTAGACCCGGGCCTCGAACGTCTCCGTGGGGACGATCTCGGGGATCGCGCGGACCAAGTAGCTCGGTTTCTGCTCGACTTCGATGAGTTGTCGTGCCGTGGCCGCCGCAGACTCCTTGTCTCCCATTTGGTCATAGGTGCGCATGAGTTCGGCTAGGGTGGGCAGGCCGTTCGGGTCGTAGGTCAAGGCGAGCCGTAGGGAGGAGACGGCCGCGGCCGGCTTACCGGCCTGCGCCTGGGTCCTGGCGAGGGCCCTGAGCACCTTGGTACGGGGGTATTTCTTGGCCGCCTCGGTCAGACGTTCCAGGCGTTCCTCGGCGGTGCGGCTGCCATAGATACCGAGGAGGTAGGTCGCTTCGGGGTCGTTGACCGACTTCAGCCGTTCGGCCGCGTCGGCCAGTTCTGGAGTCCCCAGGGCCGACACAAACGATGCCTTGGCCACTTCCTGCTGACCGGCCAAAACCATCGCGACCATCGGCACCAGGCAACAGGCCACCGCGACCGCCACCCGCACCCATGACGGTGACCACTCGGGCGACGAAAGGTCGTCGGCGAGCTGGACGCCGACTCCCAAGACGATGAAGAAGGTCAAGCCCAAGCCCAGGTAGTAGACGTTGCTCTCGAAGAACCCGTGCGCGCACCAGGCCAGGACCGCGGCGACGACGGCGGCTTTTAGCACCCGCCTTGAGTCCGGCTCGGTGCCGTGGGTGGGCAACGCCTTGGCGAACCATTGGACGAGGAAAAGGACGAAGGCGGCGAGGGCAAGCCACGTGCCCTCGGCGGCGATTTGGAGGAATGTCTGGTGGGCAAAGACGGTCTGGTCGCTCAGGCCCGGTTGGGCCGAATAGAAGCGGAAGTTGCCCGCCCCGACACCGGTCGGGTGAGTCACCGCGATCTGGACCGCCGACTTCCAGAGGTTCTTGCGGAAGTCCTCGCTCTGGACTTGGGTCGCCGACGCCTGGAATACCCGGGGCGCCGCTTGGGCGCCGACGGCAAGGTTAGGGCGGGCCGACCGGGCCAGCGCCGGGCCCCCGACGGCGATGACGGCGGCCAACGCCAAGGTGACCGCGGTCCCCAGGGCCAAGGGCTTGGGTCGCTTGACCACGAACGCCATCGCGACCAGGCCGAGGAGACCGACGGCCAGGGCGCCGAGTCCTCCCTTGGACTGGGTGAACCAGAGCGTGGCGACGGCCAACGCGCCGCCGATCCATGACGCCCAGCGAAGCGGGCCTTTCAAGGACGAACCGAGCCCGATCGCCAGGAGGGCGCCGCCGACCACCAGGCTGGCGACTCCGTTCGGGTTGTTCCAACCGGCAAAGACGCGCCAAGTCGGGTTTGTCGCCGCTTCGGCCAGGTATTCGACGACACCCTTGTATCCGACCACGGCGCAACCGGCCACGACCGCGCCGAGGACGAGGGTGGTCCCTCGCTCCCGGCCCACACACGTGACGGTGAGGCCGAACGCCCCGGCATAAAGCATCCACGACCACCACGTCGAGAGCCCGACGGCGGCGAAGCTGGACATCGCGGAGGACAAGCCGAGCAGGCCGACAAGGGCGAACAGGGCGAGCACCATCGACACGGGCGGGACAGGGAGCACCTGACGCTTGACCAAGGTGTAGGCGA
This window of the Fimbriimonadaceae bacterium genome carries:
- a CDS encoding SOS response-associated peptidase; the protein is MCARYLYINGRLIRDDFGVVELPEFAPTYNAAPTQWMPVVLADGDRRVARLHRWGLVPPWAKDLSFATSAINARGETLAEKPAFRGAFAHRRCIVPADGFYEWHTEGRAKTPYLVRRKDGRRLAMAGLYEVWTGPDGEVPTFTIVTTEANGQMTFFHDRMPVILEEEDWEAWLASGHVPGPAVQGLVKPFAGELDLTPVNKGVGNPRLDGPELLVPDPPSQTTLF
- a CDS encoding adenine phosphoribosyltransferase; amino-acid sequence: MLAESLIRDVPDFPKPGILFKDVTPVLQSPAAFQEAVSLLAADAKAHGAECIVGIESRGFIFGTPIALELGLPFSMARKFGKLPYERISEEYALEYGTNIVEMHMDAVNPGQRVYVVDDLLATGGTAAACARLVERLGGNVCGMGFLVELSFLEGHKNLLGYPVTSLIRY
- a CDS encoding (2Fe-2S)-binding protein — its product is MATHPVTVEGFGTFDIEEGTKLVLAIEQSGVDISHRCGGNARCTTCRVQFLSEEPPMREKEHDCLEEDGVLGEFRLSCQSRVDRPMHVKVLMRASEQGWDPGVDVEP
- a CDS encoding M20/M25/M40 family metallo-hydrolase, producing the protein MVNQERLLALFRELVLLDAPSLHERASVDRVKEILAEMGLDPVEDDAGAAIGGDAGNVVAVLKGNKPGAPRVFLSAHFDTVEPTKGLVLVEKDGVISSDGTTILGADDKGGMAPAIEAVRMLQESGVEHGDVVLLFSVAEEVGLRGAAHLKIQDLGLDFGYVLDTGPPVGTFVTRTATHDKLDVTILGKPAHSGKDPEKGINAIQVLADAVAPMRLGRIGPETTANFGIVEGGTAVNVVCPSVRLRGEARSTDVAELDRQIDHMLQCLEAAARKWGAELKVVHDRHYDAYLVPEDSTVVQVAQRASRNLGFDPALRTTLGGSDANAYNAKGVPCIVLGTGMDKIHTHEEYIRVQDLVDTARLAYELVVEAAKG
- a CDS encoding sigma-70 family RNA polymerase sigma factor, producing MAPGKKIDAASEQALLEQVRGQDLDAFSKIVDAYQARIYGFVKRMVRSDEEALDISQEVFIRAFQAVDRFDGRSGLRTWLFRIAHNLCVDRARRNERAPSFVSLEPTESDDGPREVADERWNPEHAVLQDELRDVVDAALATMSEKLRTVLLLHDKEDMGYEEISKTVDVPVGTVKSRLFLARAHLQEHVGQYLAKR
- a CDS encoding transglycosylase domain-containing protein; this translates as MSSIDRAATPKPGKRWVRGLKIAGVVVVILGSVLFVVGSALWQNRLEKAALMVPHLSDYIHEIDTKPSVLLSEDGQVLFQESPQNREYVTRDKIPNSVIYAILAAEDKRFYQHTGVDVYAIGRILGNAAKGAKTPGGASTLTMQIAKKVFTGDEYSLDRKINNMALATMIERMRTKDQILELYLNEMFFGHGAYGIAAAARVYFNKSLDELTVAEAATLARCVRAPSRENPIDDPEAALENRNVVLKIMEEEGFISSDVYEKAREEKLNVYKREKGESRSRKRMPYFVDYVLLQELKEVAPEVDFASGGYRIETTVNTGLQAKVQEVFNKTLRSYRGAKVNMGAFLCIDTDGKILAMISGQDYKKDQYNLVTRAKLQPGSAFKPFVYSTAFENGVLSPYGDVNNNTFMIRDGRHSRPIKSGGPKGMVSVRSAFSQSYNSAAMWAQEAAGLSNVMQKSREAFGFKYLKDGVKTTAIGANTVTIMEMASAYSVFQQDGYRVRPFAIKRIIGPDGTVIHEFSGTKIGRVVSADTAAGIDYLMRAVVTSGSGRDASGVPNAHGKTGTTSDYKDAWFCGYTNRFVGIVWLASQVTRADGSKKRLAMDGVYGGQYSCPLWAKLMTVVQDELGESGPRHPRRSQPEPSEEPPQEDVPEAPAGDTPEMDTPEAGAPVEETEEPKGKTTEPPTPTDDGGTVPEATRPAGPRAEPPDTKSRGVVYVEVCADTGLRATLYCPERVKRAFVKGTEPKSRCTVHGG
- the mrdA gene encoding penicillin-binding protein 2, producing MSVIHAPEQTPLDARLLAVPAVLVVAFAGFIVKLWNLQVVQSADVIDRAGKTAVMSDTSLAPRGRIVDRADRPVADVRQELVVVAKLSVISKLLKDDPAAIDEAASLLGLTKEAILKKLERDQTRRDLWTPVSVGVSTEVASKFVENPDRFPGFDIRSTPMRSYWDTTSLAHILGYVWTPNDKVDESLRAQGVTPAEYVGRAGLEQQYELALMGKPGSEKFGIDAKRRPIRYLGSDEPVPGKKLVLSIDLELQRLANRLLDGHRGAVVALDPQTGGVLALASSPNYDAKVWQGGISHDDYQRLLDDPGKPLYDRGFQASYAPGSTFKVVTSIAALRAGVLDPSHAIVCPGYLAVGRRRMKCENHGPGAVLDYRLALTKSCNTYFGDLARKAGIEQMRKACADLGLGERTGLDVPGEGSGFVSSPEWLERMVAKGAKHGWYEGDTVNMGIGQGELAVTPLQMAEVASLVANRGVSYRPHVVKAIVDPQTKESTDVAKQVLGKVDAPGWFWSALTGAMNNVIEGGTARSAQIPGLSWAGKTGSAENDPRKATHAWFIGFAPLDNPKIAVCVLIENGGHGGDVSAPIARQVVARYLGLDKDASASTKP